AAGGagaccaataactgtttttaacatgtatattaCTAATGTCGAGTTTTTCTGATGTTTGTTTTGTCTATGTCAGAAGTAAATCAATCCACTTTCAAACTAGTACAGTTATCATCTGTAAGAAATATTAAGGAATTAAATAATCTGGGTAAATACCTTTATGAGGCAGAGAAAATTCGATACACTTGACTGTTTGTTATGTACCGTTTATACTAGTGGAAAAGTGTATGCCAAACTCCGCTACATGTTAGAAATTGTTTATGATATTAAtgctatatatgtatatgtaaactgtataaaTTATGTATCTGTTTAATTCTATGAGCTGTATTTGTTTACGAAACAAAGTATTATTattttaagtctcccaaacaaagtatggagacttattgtttttgttcagttcttattatttttattattcttcttcttcttcatccTCTTCCTCTTCTTCCGCAACTTTacaaatgaacttgtccgcagcgtttctccaaaaccacctctcagatttacttagggtttcatagaatgttagactaatatgtctaggtctAGGTGGGCCATTTCGTTTTTGCATTGGGGTCTATtcaggggtattttggggggcagaaagaagggaggggtttactatagaaccctatgggattttattttctaaaaatttcaaatgaatataacttgtaaactgtaagtgatagacacatgcagtcttcagaaatgatgataggacaataaaacaaatcacatgaaatatagggtgaGTTCCTGGGGTATcttccccacccccttcaatttgagaatttgctattatcttgtaaacggtccagatccccacccctaaaccatatatattcttgaatgggacgataaaacaaatcaaatgaaattatagGGAAGTCCcggggggtcaccccaccccgttcaatttgcgAATGTTccattaacttgtaaacggttcagatacccacccctaaatcatatatattcttgtagggaataataaaacaaatgaaacgaaataaaagggaagtccctagggggtcaccccaccctttttttgaaaacttgtaaacggtcaagatcccgaccccaaaaccatatatattcttgaatgggacaataaaaaaattcaaatgaaattaaattgaagtccgtgggggtcatccccaccccgttcaatttgagattTTGCTATTATCTTtaaaatggtccagatccccacccttaaaccatatatattcttgtagggggcAATAAAACtgttcaaatgaaattaaagggaagtccctgggggtcacctccaccccgttcaatttgagaatgtgcttttatcttgtaaacggtccagatccccacccctaaaccatatatattcttgttagggacaataaaacaaatgaaatgaaataaaaaggaagTACCTAGTTATTAATATGTATTTACTATAACATAAAAGTGGTTTctgtttgttttgcaaataaagttatatattatataaagtatcGATATGCTCTGTTTGATATAGAAGACACATAGTTTagagaaaaattatcaatatcaaTACCCTTTATCTATATTAAAAACGGTTAAATGTATAATGAATTATTTGATGACATTTATTTCTGTTGTAGCGGTAACATTTTATGGTGAAACAGCTAATAAAGTCGTTGGGTTACTCTCTGACAATTGTGCATGCAAAACAGTCAAAGAAAAACCACCAAAGAAAATAGTTaatgaagatgatgatgatgatgagacGGAGGAGGATGATGAACCCGAATCCTCATGCACAGGtatgaaagccatttttataACTTCTTGTAAAATAACTGATGTAATGTGTTAGTAAACATGACTGTTAGTGTTTTTGTCGAATAAATAGTTTAATACCaaaattttatacatataaatataaacattaagatcaattctttaaaaaaataattaaataacagTCAGTTACATCAAGATTGTCATGAACATTTGGTAAAAACGTTATTGACCGTTAACTTTGCTTAGAGATATCAAATCATATGACTTGATTTATTTTACTATACTTTATGCATCAAATAATCAACGGTCAAAATGTaacttgttttaattgtaaaaatttatatatctatatttcaGTAACAAAACCAACTGACTGTGGTGATCTAGACAAATCAACTTGTAAAAATGGAATTTACAAGATCTTTCCTGATAAAACGTCTGGTTTCAATGTTTTCTGTGAAATGAAGAAACATGGCGGGGGTTGGACTGTGAGTTTAAGGAGAATtctagatgaaaaataaaaaaagacgtgttcatgaatttattttattaatttataaaaattgaaataaaaattacccTGAAATACTGTATATCAACAAACTACGAGTCAGTGTATCACACTGGAAGAAATTCTGCAATCCAGAGCAAATACTATTTATGtaaccctgacggaggtcgggtgacatattgttattgctcgattcttttttttatttataattattattccacacttttttgtccacactatttctcggaattgcaTGGACCAATGCTGATGGAACTTTACCATAATGTTAACCCCTATGTGCAGATGTGCAATCGGGGGTTGGCGTTTCCAAGATGACTGCTATTGCCATGgtaacagcaaaaatatgaaaactttcaTGGAACATTCCTGAACATTAGTGTTAAATGAATTCTACGGccattaaatgttatatgatggTATAATATTATGAGGAGCACAATATGaagcagcagtatgactttggcattttcaaatgttgccatggaaactgttcaaaaataacaaaattttgaaaattcttcaatAATGTATGAAACGTTACGACTTGTAAATCTAGATGCGGCATTCAactttaaaatttccaaaatggctgccgttaccatagctgctgtttagtggcaattggtggaccagggtgacatccgctattgcttgcaatggcaattctagttatattTGTATTGCTTATCTCTGAAAAAATGTAATTCTTGGTTTTTTTATTACTGATAACTATAATCATTATAACTAACCTCGTCATTTATTTTAAtcaacatattattattttttctttataattattataattatttctatcatttgtcaTTTTCATTAACAATCGAAGACTTGTTGcattaaagtattttaaaaatattacattttccaTTGGGTTGCTAAAATTCAATGCCCATACGTCTATgtgaacatatttgttttttgttgttcttttcAGGTGTTTCAACGTAGAATGAACGGAAAGACTAATTTCTATAGAGACTGGGCcacttataaacaaggatttGGTAACCAGAGTGAAGAATTTTGGTTGGGTAATAAATACTGTTTcgcatatatacaaatataattaaatatcatATATAGAAAGTTAAGTTCATCTCCTGTACTGTCATTTAGTCATAGCttagaaatataaaacatttaaaagatttttaagaaTCGACTTTGAAGTTAGATAGACTGGTTTACAACGGTGGTGATTTATATAGTCATCGTATCTTTTCACTATCATATTTATCAATATCAATTGTGTACATTGTATTATTAAACAATGTTAATTCTGCATGTCCAAATGACTGATTATGACGCTTTATTGTCATCCTCTCCGAGATAGAGCAATCGAGAGATTCGGTGTATAGAACGTCGTGATTTTATATCAGAAACAATGGTTTCATTCGATTTCCAGTTATATTGCTATTATtggatacatatttgtttttaatgattttgtatttttttaactgtattattGAGTGTTTTTCTGTACTGACTTTATCATACGTTAACACCTAACACGCTTATGTACCCGTCTTGAGAAGAGAAACTCTTCGGTGACTATAATAACTTAATGTTTCTGTCCTTCTATGAATTCTGATTTGCTGTCTGCCATAAtcacctaatttaaaaaaaaaaaaaaataactaaattgtcataaatagtaaatttaaatttaaatttacatAAGGTAACGACCATCTACATCAACTTACATCTCAAGGAAAATATAAACTGAGGATTGATATGGAAGACTTCGAAAACAACCGGAAGTATGCCCTGTATGACAAGTTCGGTGTTGGTAGCGAAAGTTCTAGTTATGTTTTGAGTGTTAGTGGATATTCTGGCGATGCAggtaatatgaaaaagaagatgagacaactcttcacaagagacaacatgacatagaaattaacaactttaggtcaccgtacaaccttcaacaatgcgTAAAGTCCACaaagcatagtcagctataaaagaccatggaagttttttttttgaaaaatacaatttaaccttccaaatttagattttttttaatcgacTCATACTTTAAAAAGTTTTTCATCTTTGACTTTCTGTCTGATGATTTAGAAAAAATGGTATGCTGACGTAATATTTTAACATATGACAGATTTCAGGTCCACTGTGAATTTCAAAATTCCATCTATACTTCAGGAACGCATGTCATTGAACACTTCCCATCGATCGCAAAATCTGACTACGTAATGTTTATGTCAAATTAACTATAAAATCTAAGACATTAACAAATATTCACAATTTTCAAATTAGTCAATTCTAATGCTGCTGGTGTTTTGGTTTTAAAGATTCCCAAAACTCGCAGTTAAAAACCGGGGAGATGGCAAATAGAGTTTTTAAGTTCTTCAGGAGTagtgaaaaccaaaaaaaaaaaaaaaaaataaccacattCATTTATTATAACTCcttcttttaaaaaattatctaTTGTTTTTTTACTTGTATCAGAAACTTTTCTCAATATCAAAATACTGTAGAGTCTAGATTCAGAAATTACAACTATTTGCTACATACGAAACATagttatatgattgccaatatcatcGTTATTACGCATTTTGGATATGACGTGATTAGTTGAATTTGTATAGTAACATTATGCGTACATTTAAAGGAGATTCATTGACTTACCATAATGGACAGAAATTCTCTACAAAAGATAAGGATAACGACTCAGGTGGAGATCCATGTGCAGTGATGTACAAGGGAGGCTGGTGGTATAATTATTGTCACTTTAGCAACCTGAATGGGCCCTATCTGAAAGGGAAACATAAATCATTTGCTGATGGGATGGAATGGAAAACCTGGAAGGGGTATTACTACTCACTGAAAGAAACAGTAATGATGATCCGCAAAGCCTAGGTAGATGAATATAAATTATGAACAATAAAAAATGCAATGTCCGATTTcgactttttattttaaaataattagtcTTTCAGTGGATTGtggttttatagtttttgttttttcgTCGATGATATTGTTATTGTGTTTGTTAATTCCTTTTCGCCTAGGTTTATCTAATACCAGATTTTAAAAGATTCATTACAGTGACGTCCAAATCGTCTTCAttattatatttcattaattatttttttttaatttcaaatcaatATCAAACACCTACGATTAGGATTCGATCACACTTAAAGGTAGCATTTAAATCTTTGGTCGTCTTAGACATTTCAAAGTGTGAGTTATAAAACGTCGTTCCCAAAAAAAGTATAACTGCTATGAAGTTGTTCTATAGTTGCACAACGAggttataaaaaatgtatatagtagTGTGTATATATTCTTTATTGTACATGGTATTATCATCGTTGGAAGTGATGCAATTGTACGGAgtatgatagaattgtaaaacctaatttaataaatttaaaaaaaatgcagttgTCTTTGGTTAAGTTGTGACAATTAGCAATTTATTCCAGCAAAACTTAGTGCTCAGAAAGGGAGATTAACTAAGAAGCACGTTgacaatatttaatgtttttgcgtcacatttttctttttcaaaagagAATGAGAAGTTCAGCGGGTTGgtgtttatgaaatattttcatcTTCATGGCATTGTACTTGCGTTCGAAATAATTTCATTATCTCTTACCTTTTTTATGATGAGGCAAATCAAGTGTTTACGTTTTtggtatacaaaaaaatatacgaAAAAAAACCAGAACATCGTTACGAAGGTCCAGACCATGCATTGGTCTTCACGGATTAATTTGAAAAGATAGATATGAAAATTCCTATTGAGTACACCCATTTTACATTTCAACAAAGTCTTAAGAATAGTTTGAATTATATATTCGACACAAAAATATTCTTTAATGTATTTGATTGAGGTTGGGTTATACTGATTCAGAAGCATAAATGATGATTCCCTTTCATCAAGTCAAGAAAATCTTTCATGTGGAATGAGTCTGGTATAATATTGCCTTACAGGAAGTAGCTGAACGGCAGATGTAAAAGTTCCTCAAACGCTGCAATTTAAAATTACTAATTATAACAAGAAAGAGAATGATTTCTGTCAATAAAAGCCAAGACAGTTTTCTATTCAAAATCTTTTTGAGAGGAGgtgaacggacagacagacggacagagttGAGCGGTTACTTAACTTGCTTTCTCCTTTAGAGACACAGGGAAAAAATTACTACAAGGTTATATGTGttctttgttttttgtatatagaACTCATGCATGTGTATCATTTGAGTATGgccgtttttttctcaatttgttgATGATTCTCTCCAATTGGTCTGCTTAAAACATGATCTGTGACCGGGACAATTTTCATGGAAGTGTGCTTTAGAGTGCACTTATCAGACGgtattcatttcaaaacaaagtTTATCCTCAAAAGTGTTCCTTTGGTTGAAAGGGATAAAAGGTAAACGGTTAATCAAACGAGAAGAAGTTATTAAAAAAAGTCACACACTATTTGTGTCGGCTAGGGAGCAGTTGCTGATACAAAAGTGTAATCGTGAAACAAAGAACATTGATACAAATGTAGGTCAAAAGCACTGCGCTGCGGTAGGTTTAATCATTGTAAtgtgtaaattaaatatttaccgTATTTTAAGTGTACCATTCGCAgacacatttttgttgatttttttctatacaaaaataataaagacACAATTTTGGAAACATCACATAAAGAGTAGTACCCTGTTTCTCTGCTGTTGTTGGTGGGTGACAAAATATATCCGAGCAGACATCCAGCATTGACAACTTATCCAAGACAGCAGCTTGTTTGAAATCCACAGAATATGTAGAGTAAATGCAAAATTGAATAGTCTTACACACTTATTCAACACTATAAAGGAAGGGTTTACCACTCCATCGgagaattaaaataaatatacaaagcTATGCGGATTTTTGTGACATCCAATACAGCGATTCTAATATTTTGTCACCATATGGGCTGCATTAGCATGTTGTCGAAAACACCTTTatacaatacaaaaaacaaatcatttggTTTTACTTTGTACATGTGTatctctatatttttttctaattttgagaTGACCCCTTGTTTGTTTGTCAACTGTAATCGCAAGATACAAATAAACTATATCCAGATGCATGTATTTCAGATGAACGATATGTAttagatacatttatttttggcaattTATAAACTCATACATAGTCACATGCGTTAActaggataaaattgagaaaggaaatggtgaatatgtcaaagcgacaaccatccgaccatagagcaaacaacattataaatttcaaaaatctcagtTACGTTTACCTACCAGCTAACATTAAAGCAGATTGATAAATGTTTATTAGTCTGATAATCTAAGCCAACAAGTTTGTCAATATTTAATtggacaaaataaaaagaatactaGTAATAAGAGGCATGAAAACGGAaatgttacagatcagctcaattatctattgCAAAGGAacttacaaattaatgtaagatgcagtcacagaaataattatattataagaacgtctgaaccagtgacgactATACAACAGAtgttatccatcggatcaccagcagtgattgTGATATAAGGCTGAAAATACATTCTCTATATATGATTTGTCTAAACATCAGCAgcacaacaatgttagatctgtaaatttgcattTGCATTAGCAAATTTATTGTTCTTCTTTCGACCGGAATTGGAAcgcatgctactgagatatcgcgGCACCAAATCACATTGCACTGTGACCGACTCGTTAGACCACTCGACCAACTAGGCTCTTAAAAGAAGAGCTTTCAGTGACCGGGTGTTGCCTTTCCTCGTCAagtttaatctagcgtcgtaacacaGTATATGATATATCAGGCATAAAGATGGAaatgttacagatcagctgaattatctattggaaaaggatcctacaaattcatgtaaatgcagtcacagaaataattatattataagaacgtctgaaccagtgacgatTCTACAACAGATTTTATCCAtcagatcaccagcagtgatggtgattcAAGTCTGTATATATTCGTCttaacatcagcccaacaatgttagatcacCAAATCGCATTGCACTGTGaccgacgcgctagaccactctaCCACCTAGGCTCTAAAAAGACCTGTCGTTGGCCGGGTGTTatctttcctcgtcagttttaatctattTTCGTAACAGATATATACATCTCGTTAAGCAATACCTGCATGATAATTTTCCAGAatcgtttttttactgaattcaTAACTAATCGAAATACCGATAAAATCAActgaatttataaaattgagactgTTTTCATGATTGAATTTTTGACTATATCATTTTGGACAAGTGGTTgtaaaatggcaaaatgaaatacAAGATAAAGTTTCTGTTTTTGAAAATTTCCTCGGCACTatacacaaatgtattttcataACTCGAGAGTGACAATTTGGGAATACACTAATTTTATACTGAAACTTGCATATGAAGCTTCGAAATCTgtaacacggaaaactagggagaggtgtttgagaaaacgtCTACACCTGCTTGTAGGAAACATTTTATGTTCGGTTCCTTCCGTGCGATATATTATTTGGTGCTTACttctcaaaaaagaaattttgatacttgaacttgCCGTGATGGTTTTTCTCCGCTTCAAAACCGCCACCCCGTGTCAAGCACAGCCGACaacccgcatgtggcgttctacacggtggtATACAAAGTTTTTATCCATTTGAGCATAGAATCAGGAAAACCTATTTTTTAATGCTTAGAACATGAAATCCCATTTTAAAGAGT
The window above is part of the Mytilus galloprovincialis chromosome 4, xbMytGall1.hap1.1, whole genome shotgun sequence genome. Proteins encoded here:
- the LOC143072314 gene encoding microfibril-associated glycoprotein 4-like, translated to MHILDIKMILYTAITLIFFTGNIIGESTPVRDCASAVTFYGETANKVVGLLSDNCACKTVKEKPPKKIVNEDDDDDETEEDDEPESSCTVTKPTDCGDLDKSTCKNGIYKIFPDKTSGFNVFCEMKKHGGGWTVFQRRMNGKTNFYRDWATYKQGFGNQSEEFWLGNDHLHQLTSQGKYKLRIDMEDFENNRKYALYDKFGVGSESSSYVLSVSGYSGDAGDSLTYHNGQKFSTKDKDNDSGGDPCAVMYKGGWWYNYCHFSNLNGPYLKGKHKSFADGMEWKTWKGYYYSLKETVMMIRKA